A single region of the Arthrobacter sp. V1I7 genome encodes:
- the gltB gene encoding glutamate synthase large subunit — protein MTQTLHSPSWSESDQSAAAMSPFKRFAALPEAAGLYNPEQEKDACGLAIIATLRGEPGYDIVDAALTALRNLEHRGAVGADEGTGDGAGLLMQVPDEFLRAVTEFELPAPGQYVVGTAFLPAEQREADAAKAGIEGLAADEGLTVLGWREVPIVADLVGAMARACMPYFSQPFFASSTGEVLERNELDSRAWRIRKRAQNKFGVYFPSLSSRTIVYKGMLTTAQLEPFYPDLSDKRFKTKLAIVHSRFSTNTFPSWPLAQPFRTIAHNGEINTVKGNRNWMRARQSQLANPLLGESPEELYPICTPGASDSASFDEVAELLWLSGRPITHSIMMMIPEAWENHATMDPARRAFYEYHSLLMEPWDGPAAVSFTDGNLVGATLDRNGLRPGRYWITEDGLVVFASEVGVIDVEPSKVVKKGRVSPGKMFLVDTEAGRIIDDAEVKAEVAAANPWTEWLKDNLIDLEDLPEREHVVHTAASVNIRQRTFGYTTEELKILLGPMARTGAEPLGAMGSDTPVAVLSKRPRLLFDYFVQSFAQVTNPPLDAIREELVTSLTCAIGPNGNLLDTKQVRQPQVSLPFPVINNDQLAKIANIENADGDKVAMKVRGLYRPEGGENALRARLTEICEQVSGAINRGVQYVVLSDRDSNAQWAPIPSLLLVSAVHHHLLRSANRTKTALVVEAGDVRETHHVAVLIGYGASAVNPYLAMESVEQLITSGDVVGVTPQDGVYNLIKGLGKGVLKIMSKMGISTVASYTGAQTFEALGLGQDLVDEYFAGTHSQLGGVGLGVIAAEVAARHQMAYPENGIEKPHQPLLGGGEYQWRRDGEPHLFNPETVFRLQHATRERRYDIFKAYTRGVDDQSQNLMTLRGLLKFKAGLRPAVPLEEVESVASIVKRFSTGAMSYGSISQEAHETLAIAMNQLGGKSNTGEGGEDVDRLLDPKRRSAVKQIASGRFGVTSLYLTNADDIQIKMAQGAKPGEGGQLMAQKVYPWVARTRHSTPGVGLISPPPHHDIYSIEDLAQLIYDAKRANPSARVHVKLVSEVGIGTVAAGVTKAKADVVLVSGHDGGTGASPLNSLKHAGVPWELGLAETQQTLMLNGLRDRVVVQVDGQLKTGRDVVIAALLGGEEFGFATAPLVVSGCIMMRVCHLDTCPVGVATQNPELRSRFNGKPEFVVNFFEFLAEEVREILAELGFRSIEEAIGHAEMLDTREAINHWKAEGLDLDPILHGLEFDDDAPLRNLTGQNHELDKHFDQRLIAMAAEALSDRTPVKIAVDVINTDRSVGTMLGHVVTKTFSTDVLAPDTIDITLTGTAGQSLGAFLPAGITLRMYGDSNDYVGKGLSGGRIIVRPDRTNVFPAERNVIAGNVIGYGATSGELFLRGQVGERFMVRNSGATAVVEGIGDHGCEYMTGGQALIIGRTGRNFGAGMSGGTAFVLDLLTTRVNKQALESGELQLRELDAEDRDIVHGLLVKHLEETESLLAARLLENFDDTAARITKVLPRDYAAVLQTRLDAIEEGLDPDGEEVWSRILEVTGG, from the coding sequence ATGACCCAAACCCTGCACAGCCCCAGTTGGTCCGAGTCCGATCAGTCGGCCGCCGCCATGTCTCCGTTCAAGCGGTTCGCGGCACTGCCGGAAGCCGCCGGACTGTACAACCCGGAGCAGGAGAAGGACGCCTGCGGACTGGCCATCATCGCGACCCTCCGCGGGGAACCTGGCTACGACATCGTCGATGCCGCCCTCACCGCCCTGCGCAACCTCGAGCACCGCGGCGCCGTCGGCGCCGATGAAGGTACCGGCGACGGCGCCGGCCTGCTCATGCAGGTGCCCGATGAGTTCCTCCGAGCGGTCACCGAATTCGAACTCCCCGCCCCCGGACAGTACGTGGTGGGCACCGCCTTCCTTCCCGCCGAGCAGCGCGAAGCCGATGCCGCCAAGGCCGGGATCGAAGGCCTCGCGGCCGACGAGGGCCTGACCGTCCTCGGCTGGCGCGAAGTCCCGATCGTCGCCGACCTCGTCGGCGCCATGGCCCGGGCCTGCATGCCCTACTTCTCGCAGCCGTTCTTTGCCTCCAGCACCGGGGAAGTCCTGGAGCGCAACGAACTGGACTCCCGCGCCTGGCGGATCCGCAAGCGCGCACAGAACAAGTTCGGCGTGTACTTCCCGTCGCTCTCCTCGCGGACGATCGTCTACAAGGGCATGCTGACCACCGCCCAGCTGGAGCCGTTCTACCCGGACCTGTCGGACAAGCGCTTCAAGACCAAGCTCGCCATCGTCCACTCGCGCTTCTCCACCAACACGTTCCCGTCCTGGCCACTGGCCCAGCCGTTCCGCACCATCGCGCACAACGGTGAGATCAACACGGTCAAGGGCAACCGCAACTGGATGCGCGCCCGGCAGTCCCAGCTGGCCAATCCGCTGCTGGGGGAATCGCCCGAGGAGCTGTACCCGATCTGCACCCCGGGTGCCTCGGACTCTGCATCCTTCGACGAGGTCGCGGAACTGCTGTGGCTCTCCGGACGCCCCATCACGCACTCGATCATGATGATGATCCCCGAGGCGTGGGAAAACCACGCCACGATGGACCCGGCCCGCCGGGCCTTCTACGAGTACCACTCCCTGCTGATGGAACCGTGGGACGGCCCCGCAGCCGTTTCCTTCACCGACGGCAACCTCGTCGGCGCCACCCTTGACCGCAACGGGCTGCGCCCGGGCCGGTACTGGATCACCGAAGACGGCCTGGTCGTCTTCGCCTCCGAGGTCGGTGTGATCGACGTCGAACCCTCCAAGGTCGTCAAGAAGGGCCGCGTCTCGCCGGGCAAAATGTTCCTGGTGGACACCGAGGCCGGCCGGATCATCGACGACGCCGAGGTCAAGGCAGAGGTGGCCGCGGCCAACCCGTGGACCGAATGGCTCAAGGACAACCTGATCGACCTCGAGGACCTGCCGGAACGCGAGCACGTCGTGCACACCGCGGCCTCGGTCAACATCCGCCAGCGGACCTTCGGCTACACCACCGAGGAACTGAAGATCCTGCTGGGCCCGATGGCCCGCACCGGAGCCGAGCCGCTGGGCGCCATGGGATCGGACACGCCCGTGGCCGTGCTGTCCAAGCGCCCGCGGCTGCTGTTCGACTACTTCGTGCAGTCCTTCGCCCAGGTCACCAACCCGCCGCTGGATGCCATCCGCGAAGAGCTGGTGACCTCGCTGACCTGCGCTATCGGTCCCAACGGCAACCTGCTGGACACCAAGCAGGTCCGCCAGCCGCAGGTCTCGCTGCCGTTCCCCGTGATCAACAACGACCAGCTCGCCAAGATCGCGAACATCGAGAACGCCGACGGCGACAAGGTCGCCATGAAGGTCCGCGGCCTCTACCGCCCCGAAGGCGGCGAGAACGCGCTCCGCGCCCGGCTGACGGAAATCTGCGAGCAGGTTTCCGGCGCCATCAACCGCGGCGTCCAGTACGTCGTGCTCTCGGACCGTGACTCAAACGCCCAGTGGGCTCCGATCCCGTCCCTGCTGCTGGTCAGCGCCGTGCACCACCACCTGCTGCGCAGCGCCAACCGCACCAAGACCGCGCTCGTGGTCGAGGCAGGCGACGTCCGCGAAACCCACCACGTGGCCGTCCTGATCGGTTACGGCGCCTCGGCCGTGAACCCCTACCTGGCCATGGAATCGGTGGAACAGCTGATCACCTCCGGCGACGTCGTCGGGGTCACCCCGCAGGACGGCGTGTACAACCTGATCAAGGGCCTCGGCAAGGGCGTCCTGAAGATCATGTCCAAGATGGGCATCTCCACCGTCGCCTCCTACACCGGCGCGCAGACCTTCGAGGCTCTCGGCCTGGGCCAGGACCTGGTGGACGAGTACTTCGCCGGCACGCACTCCCAGCTCGGCGGCGTCGGACTCGGCGTCATCGCCGCCGAAGTCGCTGCCCGCCACCAGATGGCGTACCCCGAAAACGGGATCGAGAAGCCGCACCAGCCGCTGCTCGGCGGCGGCGAGTACCAGTGGCGCCGCGACGGCGAGCCGCACCTGTTCAACCCGGAGACCGTCTTCCGGCTGCAGCACGCTACCCGTGAGCGGCGCTACGACATCTTCAAGGCCTACACCCGCGGCGTCGATGACCAGTCGCAGAACCTGATGACCCTGCGCGGGCTGCTGAAGTTCAAGGCCGGGCTTCGTCCCGCGGTTCCGCTTGAAGAAGTGGAGTCCGTCGCCAGCATCGTCAAGCGCTTCTCCACCGGCGCCATGAGCTATGGCTCCATCTCCCAGGAGGCGCACGAAACCCTCGCGATTGCGATGAACCAGCTCGGCGGCAAGTCCAACACCGGTGAAGGCGGCGAGGACGTGGACCGGCTGCTGGATCCCAAGCGCCGCTCCGCGGTCAAGCAGATCGCCTCCGGCCGCTTCGGCGTCACGAGCCTGTACCTGACCAACGCGGACGACATCCAGATCAAGATGGCGCAGGGTGCCAAGCCCGGCGAAGGCGGCCAGTTGATGGCGCAGAAGGTCTACCCCTGGGTGGCCCGGACGCGGCACTCGACGCCCGGCGTCGGGCTGATCTCCCCGCCCCCGCACCACGACATCTACTCGATCGAGGACCTTGCGCAGCTGATCTATGATGCCAAGCGCGCGAATCCTTCGGCCCGGGTGCACGTCAAGCTCGTCTCCGAGGTGGGAATCGGCACGGTTGCCGCCGGCGTCACGAAGGCGAAGGCCGACGTCGTGCTGGTTTCCGGCCACGACGGCGGTACCGGCGCCTCGCCGCTGAACTCGCTCAAGCACGCCGGTGTCCCGTGGGAGCTGGGTCTCGCCGAGACGCAGCAGACCCTGATGCTCAACGGCCTGCGCGACCGCGTCGTGGTGCAGGTCGACGGCCAGCTCAAGACCGGCCGCGACGTCGTCATCGCCGCGCTGCTGGGCGGCGAGGAGTTCGGCTTCGCCACCGCTCCGCTGGTGGTCTCCGGCTGCATCATGATGCGCGTCTGCCACCTGGACACCTGCCCGGTGGGCGTCGCGACGCAGAACCCGGAGCTCCGGTCCCGCTTCAACGGCAAGCCCGAATTCGTGGTCAACTTCTTCGAATTCCTCGCCGAGGAAGTCCGCGAGATCCTGGCGGAGCTGGGCTTCCGCAGCATCGAGGAAGCGATCGGCCACGCCGAAATGCTCGACACCCGTGAGGCGATCAACCACTGGAAGGCCGAAGGGCTGGACCTGGATCCGATCCTGCACGGCCTGGAGTTCGACGACGACGCGCCGCTGCGCAACCTGACCGGCCAGAACCACGAGCTGGACAAGCACTTCGACCAGCGCCTGATCGCGATGGCCGCCGAGGCGCTCAGCGACCGCACCCCGGTGAAGATCGCCGTCGATGTGATCAACACGGACCGTTCCGTGGGCACCATGCTGGGCCACGTGGTCACGAAGACCTTCAGCACCGATGTGCTGGCGCCCGACACCATCGACATCACGCTGACCGGCACCGCCGGCCAGTCGCTCGGGGCGTTCCTGCCGGCTGGCATCACGCTGCGCATGTACGGCGACTCCAACGACTACGTCGGCAAGGGACTCTCCGGCGGACGGATCATTGTCCGCCCGGACCGCACCAACGTCTTCCCGGCGGAACGCAATGTCATCGCCGGCAATGTGATCGGCTACGGCGCCACCAGCGGAGAGCTGTTCCTGCGCGGCCAGGTGGGCGAACGCTTCATGGTCCGCAACTCCGGCGCCACCGCGGTGGTCGAAGGAATCGGCGACCACGGCTGCGAATACATGACCGGCGGCCAGGCGCTCATCATCGGGCGCACCGGACGCAACTTCGGCGCCGGCATGTCCGGCGGCACCGCCTTCGTACTGGATCTGCTGACCACCCGCGTCAACAAGCAGGCCCTGGAGTCCGGGGAACTGCAGCTGCGCGAACTGGACGCCGAGGACCGCGACATCGTCCACGGGCTGCTCGTCAAGCACCTCGAGGAAACGGAGTCGCTGCTCGCGGCCCGTCTGCTGGAGAACTTTGATGACACCGCAGCCCGCATAACCAAGGTGCTGCCGCGCGATTACGCGGCCGTACTGCAAACCCGTCTTGACGCCATCGAAGAGGGCCTTGACCCCGACGGCGAAGAAGTTTGGTCTCGAATCCTGGAGGTGACCGGTGGCTGA
- the trpA gene encoding tryptophan synthase subunit alpha yields the protein MSSVESTGSPDTTGTSKSAAAIDRAKAQGRAALIGYLPAGYPSVEDTIAAGIALVENGADLIEIGIPYSDPVMDGQVIQAATTEALAKGFRVREVFDVVRGITSRTDAAVLVMTYWNPVLRMGVDEFSRRLAEAGGAGLITPDLIPDEASEWMAASDKYGLDRVFLVAPSSSPERMRRTVDASRGFVYAVSIMGVTGARSSVSSAAKDVVAAAHAAGAARVCVGLGVSNADQVREIAAYADGVIVGTALVAAIRDGGVDAVASLTKDLSTGLTREEA from the coding sequence GTGAGCAGCGTTGAATCGACCGGCAGCCCGGACACGACGGGCACGAGCAAGTCGGCGGCGGCGATTGACCGTGCCAAGGCGCAGGGCCGCGCGGCCCTGATCGGCTACCTGCCGGCCGGGTACCCGAGCGTTGAGGACACGATCGCTGCCGGCATCGCCCTTGTCGAGAACGGCGCCGACCTGATCGAGATCGGCATCCCGTATTCGGACCCCGTCATGGACGGGCAGGTCATCCAGGCCGCCACCACCGAAGCCCTCGCGAAGGGCTTCCGCGTCCGCGAGGTCTTCGACGTCGTCCGCGGCATCACGAGCAGGACCGATGCCGCCGTCCTTGTCATGACCTACTGGAATCCGGTCTTGCGGATGGGCGTCGACGAATTCTCCCGCCGCCTGGCCGAAGCCGGCGGAGCCGGGCTCATCACCCCGGACCTGATCCCCGACGAAGCATCCGAATGGATGGCGGCCTCGGACAAGTACGGCCTGGACCGGGTGTTCCTGGTGGCGCCCTCGTCCTCCCCGGAACGGATGAGGCGGACCGTGGATGCGAGCCGCGGCTTTGTCTACGCCGTGTCCATCATGGGCGTCACCGGCGCCCGCTCCTCGGTCAGCTCGGCCGCCAAGGACGTCGTGGCTGCGGCGCACGCGGCCGGCGCCGCACGGGTCTGCGTTGGCCTGGGCGTGTCGAACGCGGACCAGGTCCGCGAGATTGCCGCGTACGCGGACGGCGTGATCGTGGGGACCGCCCTCGTCGCCGCGATCCGCGACGGCGGCGTGGATGCGGTAGCGTCCTTGACGAAAGACCTCAGCACCGGCCTTACCAGGGAAGAAGCGTAA
- the trpC gene encoding indole-3-glycerol phosphate synthase TrpC, with protein MTVLDDINTGVREDMEARQRLVPLAELKERAAGAAPARDAWAALGGDLAERNQLKVIAEIKRRSPSKGDLASIADPASLAVQYAGGGAAAISVLTEQRRFNGSLADFDAVRAAVDLPLLRKDFMIDEYQIWEARAHGADLILLIVASLSDAQLREFSALSRDLGMNVLVETHTAEEIERAVAAEARIIGVNVRNLKTLDVDRSVFAELAGSIPSSAIVIAESGVRGVDDVRHYAANGANAVLVGEALVRNATPRERIAEFMAAGAEEIAARA; from the coding sequence GTGACTGTTCTCGATGACATCAACACCGGTGTCAGGGAGGATATGGAGGCCCGCCAGCGCCTCGTTCCGCTCGCGGAACTGAAGGAACGTGCCGCCGGGGCGGCGCCAGCCCGCGACGCCTGGGCCGCCCTGGGCGGCGACCTGGCCGAGCGGAACCAGCTGAAGGTGATCGCTGAAATCAAGCGGCGCAGCCCCTCCAAAGGCGATCTCGCCAGCATCGCCGATCCCGCCTCGCTGGCCGTGCAGTACGCCGGCGGCGGTGCGGCAGCGATCAGCGTGCTGACCGAACAGCGCCGCTTCAACGGCTCGCTCGCCGATTTCGACGCCGTCCGGGCAGCCGTGGATCTCCCGCTGCTGCGCAAGGATTTCATGATCGACGAGTACCAGATCTGGGAAGCCCGCGCCCACGGGGCCGATCTGATCCTGCTGATTGTGGCGTCCCTGAGTGACGCGCAACTGCGTGAGTTCAGCGCCCTCAGCCGCGATCTCGGCATGAACGTGCTTGTGGAGACGCATACGGCAGAGGAAATCGAGCGGGCAGTCGCCGCCGAGGCCCGGATCATCGGCGTCAACGTGCGCAACCTCAAGACGCTCGACGTCGACCGCTCCGTCTTCGCGGAACTCGCCGGGAGTATCCCGTCCTCCGCGATCGTGATCGCGGAGTCCGGTGTGCGCGGCGTCGACGACGTCCGGCACTACGCGGCCAACGGGGCCAACGCGGTCCTGGTCGGCGAAGCCCTGGTCAGGAACGCAACCCCGCGCGAGCGGATTGCGGAGTTCATGGCAGCCGGAGCGGAAGAGATTGCCGCCCGCGCCTGA
- a CDS encoding HGxxPAAW family protein, translating into MSKETVSPPKPAAGTAAFTYDSAGHSEPTGHGNSPAAWTTVFVMLLGALIMSIAFVIANTPIFIAGGAVMVVGLLVGFAMRKAGYGVGGSKLKNSGH; encoded by the coding sequence ATGAGCAAAGAGACCGTTTCGCCCCCCAAGCCCGCTGCCGGAACCGCCGCCTTCACGTACGACAGCGCCGGCCACAGCGAACCCACCGGCCACGGCAACAGCCCCGCCGCCTGGACCACCGTGTTTGTGATGCTCCTCGGCGCCCTCATCATGTCCATCGCGTTCGTCATCGCCAACACCCCCATCTTCATCGCGGGCGGCGCGGTCATGGTGGTCGGCCTGCTGGTCGGCTTCGCCATGCGCAAGGCCGGCTACGGCGTCGGTGGCAGCAAGCTGAAGAACTCCGGCCACTAA
- the trpB gene encoding tryptophan synthase subunit beta has translation MADAPAASSDESAVDAFLQGGESLRHAPGPYFGSYGGRWMPESLIAALDELEDTFEKAKADPEFTAQIAELNRNYSGRPSLLTEAKRFAEHAGGVRVFLKREDLNHTGSHKINNVLGQALLAKRMGKTRVIAETGAGQHGVASATAAALMGLECVVYMGAEDCRRQALNVARMELLGATVIPVTNGSQTLKDAINEALRDWVANVDNTHYLLGTAAGAHPFPAMVRYFHEVIGEEARGQILAQTGRLPDAVCACIGGGSNAIGIFHGFLDDPSVKIYGFEAGGDGVETGRHAATITLGKPGVLHGARSYLMQDDDGQTIESHSISAGLDYPGVGPEHSYLADIGRVSYEPITDSEAMDAFRLLCRTEGIIPAIESAHALAGAIKVGQRLAAEDHGKASEKIVIVNLSGRGDKDVATAAEWFDLLDKDSPESEIAKEGEQL, from the coding sequence ATGGCCGATGCGCCAGCAGCCAGCTCAGACGAAAGCGCCGTGGACGCGTTCCTGCAGGGTGGGGAATCCCTGCGGCACGCCCCCGGACCGTACTTCGGCTCCTACGGCGGCCGATGGATGCCGGAGTCGCTCATCGCGGCCCTGGACGAGCTCGAGGACACCTTCGAGAAGGCCAAAGCCGATCCTGAGTTCACCGCGCAGATCGCCGAGCTGAACCGGAACTACTCGGGCCGGCCTTCGCTGCTGACCGAGGCGAAGCGCTTCGCCGAGCACGCCGGGGGAGTCCGCGTGTTCCTCAAGCGCGAGGACCTCAACCACACCGGCTCGCACAAGATCAACAACGTCCTGGGTCAGGCGCTGCTCGCCAAGCGGATGGGTAAGACCCGCGTCATCGCCGAAACCGGCGCAGGCCAGCACGGTGTCGCCAGCGCCACGGCCGCCGCCCTGATGGGCCTGGAATGCGTGGTCTACATGGGCGCCGAGGACTGCCGCCGGCAGGCCCTGAACGTCGCCCGGATGGAACTCCTCGGGGCAACGGTCATTCCGGTGACGAACGGTTCACAGACCCTCAAGGACGCCATCAACGAGGCGCTCCGCGACTGGGTCGCCAATGTGGACAACACGCACTACCTCCTGGGCACGGCCGCCGGCGCGCACCCCTTCCCGGCCATGGTCCGCTACTTCCACGAGGTCATCGGCGAGGAGGCCCGCGGCCAGATCCTGGCGCAGACCGGCCGCCTGCCCGACGCCGTGTGCGCCTGCATCGGCGGCGGCTCCAACGCCATCGGGATCTTCCACGGCTTCCTGGACGACCCCTCCGTGAAGATCTACGGCTTCGAAGCCGGCGGCGACGGCGTGGAAACCGGACGCCACGCGGCCACCATCACGCTTGGCAAGCCCGGCGTGCTGCACGGCGCCCGCTCCTACCTGATGCAGGACGACGACGGCCAGACCATCGAGTCGCACTCCATCTCGGCGGGCCTGGACTACCCGGGCGTCGGCCCGGAGCACTCCTACCTTGCGGACATCGGGCGGGTCAGCTACGAGCCCATCACGGACAGCGAGGCCATGGACGCGTTCCGGCTGCTCTGCCGCACCGAAGGCATCATCCCGGCCATCGAGTCCGCCCACGCCCTCGCCGGCGCGATCAAGGTAGGCCAGCGCCTCGCCGCCGAGGACCACGGCAAAGCGTCAGAAAAGATCGTGATCGTGAACCTCTCCGGCCGCGGCGACAAGGACGTGGCCACGGCCGCGGAATGGTTTGACCTGCTGGACAAGGATTCACCGGAGTCGGAGATCGCCAAAGAGGGGGAGCAGCTGTGA
- the lgt gene encoding prolipoprotein diacylglyceryl transferase, with the protein MQSVLHMAAMVPASIPSPDWSGFDIPLPWGSLRIHAYALCILAGIIVGLWLTSVRWARRGAPEGSVWDIAIWAIPFGIIGGRLYHVVSSPDAYFGPGFDGTGDLSLIPQIQRGGLGIWGAVLLGAVGAWIGCRRAGVKLTAFLDAAAPGLLLAQAIGRWGNYFNQELFGGPTTMPWGLQIDADNPNFPPGMPAETLFHPTFLYESLWNLAGVAILLVLDRRFNFRRGRLFWLYAIYYTLGRVWIEAMRIDDAEQINLFGITARLNVWTSIFVLLVALAAFIVLGLRKPADADTPYLPGREPAADGAGTKEPATVPAPAGGIRHSDAAVSDSESRGNLPDNQSGPGDASAPAEASKEPTGGTAPASGAPAAGAPGHHAAGSAPEAGGSK; encoded by the coding sequence ATGCAGTCAGTCCTCCACATGGCGGCGATGGTTCCCGCGAGCATTCCGAGTCCGGACTGGTCCGGATTCGACATCCCGCTGCCGTGGGGGTCGCTGCGCATCCACGCTTACGCGCTGTGCATCCTGGCCGGCATCATCGTCGGGCTCTGGCTGACCTCGGTCCGCTGGGCGAGGCGGGGAGCCCCGGAGGGCAGCGTCTGGGACATTGCCATCTGGGCGATTCCCTTCGGCATCATCGGCGGCCGGCTCTACCATGTGGTGTCCTCCCCGGACGCGTACTTCGGCCCGGGCTTTGACGGCACCGGTGACCTCTCGTTGATCCCGCAGATCCAGCGCGGCGGCCTGGGTATCTGGGGCGCGGTGCTGCTCGGGGCGGTGGGCGCCTGGATCGGCTGCCGCCGGGCCGGCGTCAAATTGACGGCGTTCCTCGACGCCGCGGCGCCGGGGCTGCTGCTGGCCCAGGCCATCGGCCGCTGGGGCAACTATTTCAACCAGGAGCTCTTCGGCGGCCCCACGACAATGCCGTGGGGACTGCAGATCGACGCCGACAACCCGAACTTCCCGCCCGGCATGCCGGCCGAAACGCTTTTCCACCCGACGTTCCTGTACGAGTCGCTCTGGAACCTGGCCGGCGTGGCCATCCTGCTGGTGCTGGATCGGCGCTTCAACTTCCGCCGTGGGCGCCTGTTCTGGCTCTACGCGATCTACTACACCCTCGGCCGGGTGTGGATCGAGGCGATGCGGATCGACGACGCCGAGCAGATCAACCTCTTCGGGATCACCGCCAGGCTCAACGTGTGGACCAGCATCTTCGTCCTGCTGGTGGCGCTGGCCGCCTTCATCGTGCTGGGACTGCGTAAGCCCGCAGACGCCGACACCCCCTACCTGCCGGGACGCGAGCCCGCGGCCGACGGGGCCGGCACCAAGGAACCGGCGACCGTTCCGGCGCCCGCCGGAGGTATCCGCCATTCGGACGCCGCTGTCTCAGATAGTGAATCGCGTGGTAATCTCCCTGATAACCAAAGCGGTCCAGGAGATGCCTCTGCCCCAGCTGAAGCATCAAAGGAACCCACCGGCGGCACCGCGCCCGCCAGTGGAGCACCGGCGGCCGGAGCACCCGGCCACCACGCCGCCGGATCCGCGCCGGAAGCTGGCGGTAGCAAGTAG
- a CDS encoding Trp biosynthesis-associated membrane protein, whose amino-acid sequence MTRNTTVQSTSPAVPRWARKSTLVLVIAALALAVFGTTTQTWLTVHLDPTQLGQAVNSQDGLQVQGSKAATTVTALALVALAGGLAASIAGRIARWIITAIILLAAAGIVGAAAVVQADPLAAAQGSIAAATGISGSSVQVGVTALPALAVVAGSLLGLTALAIVPAGRYWKARTKYETAATGAGAGPAAAPAGPADEIDSWDRLSRGDDPT is encoded by the coding sequence ATGACTCGCAACACCACCGTGCAGAGCACCAGCCCCGCCGTTCCGCGCTGGGCCCGGAAATCCACCTTGGTCCTGGTCATCGCCGCCCTGGCCCTGGCCGTCTTCGGCACCACCACGCAGACGTGGCTCACGGTGCACCTTGACCCCACGCAGCTGGGCCAGGCCGTCAACAGCCAGGACGGGCTGCAGGTGCAGGGCAGCAAGGCCGCCACCACGGTGACGGCACTGGCGCTCGTTGCCCTCGCCGGTGGACTTGCCGCCTCGATAGCCGGACGGATCGCGCGGTGGATCATCACCGCCATCATCCTGCTCGCGGCCGCCGGCATCGTCGGCGCCGCCGCTGTCGTCCAGGCCGACCCGCTGGCCGCCGCCCAGGGCTCCATCGCCGCCGCCACCGGGATCAGCGGGAGCAGCGTCCAGGTGGGCGTCACCGCCTTGCCGGCCCTCGCCGTCGTAGCCGGATCCCTGCTGGGCCTCACCGCGCTGGCGATCGTGCCCGCGGGACGTTACTGGAAAGCCCGCACCAAATACGAGACCGCGGCCACCGGGGCCGGCGCCGGGCCGGCGGCAGCGCCGGCCGGGCCCGCGGACGAGATTGACAGCTGGGACCGGCTGTCGCGCGGTGACGATCCCACCTGA